One Faecalicatena sp. Marseille-Q4148 DNA window includes the following coding sequences:
- a CDS encoding GldG family protein, translating into MKKIKEMFTTAHSRNGAYSVGMTAVVIAIVIVLNMIVSQLPDNLRSIDVSDSKIYEITKTSREILKNLEKKVKLTVLSEETQADKRIRTFINKYADLSDEVEVEWVDPVLHPSVLSENDASADTVIVSCEETGKDTKIAFSDMIQYDMSSYYTTGQVTESGFDAEGQLTSAVNYVTNDTTKKLYRTSGHGEDAFGTNFTDLTDKSNLTITELNLVMTQTIPEDCDLLLMNGPVKDISEEEKTAISNYLQGGGNVMLFLGDTDEELPNLESLMKEYGLETAEGYIADPSRCLQNNYYYVFPLLNASGDLAEGLSTEMILAANTHGMTTTDPARDTIEVTSILTTSNDAHAVTETSQEQGTYVIGAVAEETLSDTDEEEKEDAESKGKQSRFTVFGSNSIIDSQLTGMFSTLDNMTLVMNAVTANFDDVQNVSIEAKSLGISYNTMQHADIFSLLVIFGIPLVILGFGMSVWMKRRKA; encoded by the coding sequence GTGAAGAAAATAAAAGAGATGTTTACAACAGCCCATAGCAGAAACGGAGCATATAGCGTTGGAATGACAGCGGTTGTCATTGCGATTGTCATAGTACTGAATATGATCGTATCACAGCTTCCGGACAATCTTCGTTCCATTGATGTCAGCGACAGTAAGATTTATGAGATTACAAAAACAAGCCGGGAAATTTTGAAAAATTTGGAGAAAAAGGTAAAACTGACTGTGCTTTCAGAGGAAACGCAGGCGGATAAACGGATTCGGACATTTATCAATAAATACGCAGATCTTTCCGATGAGGTTGAAGTGGAATGGGTAGATCCCGTGCTGCATCCTTCTGTACTCAGTGAAAATGATGCCAGTGCGGATACAGTCATTGTTTCTTGTGAAGAAACCGGAAAAGATACAAAGATTGCTTTTTCAGATATGATTCAATATGATATGTCTTCCTATTATACAACCGGGCAGGTAACGGAAAGTGGTTTTGATGCAGAAGGGCAGCTGACAAGTGCAGTCAATTATGTGACCAATGATACAACAAAAAAATTATATCGCACTTCAGGGCATGGAGAAGATGCGTTTGGAACAAATTTTACAGATCTGACAGATAAATCCAATCTGACAATTACAGAACTGAATCTTGTGATGACGCAGACGATCCCGGAAGACTGCGATCTTCTTTTGATGAATGGACCGGTAAAAGACATTTCAGAAGAAGAAAAGACGGCGATCTCAAACTATCTGCAAGGTGGAGGCAATGTCATGCTGTTTCTTGGAGATACCGATGAGGAATTGCCGAATCTGGAAAGCTTAATGAAAGAGTATGGACTGGAAACGGCAGAAGGATATATTGCAGATCCGTCAAGATGTCTTCAGAATAATTATTATTATGTTTTTCCACTGTTAAATGCATCCGGAGATCTGGCAGAAGGGTTGTCTACAGAAATGATTCTTGCAGCCAATACGCATGGAATGACAACAACAGATCCGGCGCGGGATACGATTGAAGTAACTTCGATTCTTACGACAAGCAATGATGCGCATGCGGTTACAGAAACATCGCAGGAGCAGGGGACTTATGTCATTGGAGCAGTTGCAGAGGAGACACTTTCTGATACAGATGAGGAAGAGAAGGAGGATGCGGAAAGTAAAGGAAAACAATCCCGATTCACAGTATTTGGAAGTAATTCAATCATTGATTCACAATTGACAGGGATGTTTTCGACACTGGACAATATGACATTGGTTATGAATGCGGTAACAGCCAACTTCGATGACGTGCAGAATGTGTCAATCGAAGCAAAATCTCTTGGAATTTCTTATAATACAATGCAGCATGCAGATATCTTTAGCCTTCTTGTTATTTTCGGGATTCCGCTTGTGATTCTTGGTTTCGGAATGTCTGTCTGGATGAAACGGCGTAAGGCATAG
- a CDS encoding DUF3440 domain-containing protein, whose protein sequence is MIREYLEENVYEAFQKRIKFIFEEFDNIFVSFSGGKDSGLLLNMTMDFQKKYYPEKKIGVFHQDFEAQYTVTTEYIERTFERIKDEVEPYWVCLPMATRTALSNYEMYWYPWDDKKEDCWVRPMPKKDYIINLEHNPMTTYRYRMHQEDLAKQFGRWYRMSHGNKKTVCLLGMRADESLQRYSGFLNIKYGYKGQCWISNQFKDVWCASPMYDWTSQDVWHANDLFDYDYNELYNLYHKAGLKISQMRVASPFNDYSKDALNLYRVIDPEIWAKLVGRVRGANFGCIYGKTKAMGFRNITLPEGHTWKSYTMFLLDTLPPRIRNNYAKKFNTSIQFWHQTGGGLDEETIHELEEHGYKIKRNGVSNYTASKKSRVIFLEQIPDDTDDIKSSKDIPSWKRMCGCILKNDHICRSMGFGLSREQKRNIEYIKEKYQSIEEMEYGI, encoded by the coding sequence GTGATCAGGGAATATCTGGAAGAGAACGTATATGAGGCATTTCAGAAGCGAATAAAGTTTATTTTTGAGGAATTTGATAATATTTTTGTTTCTTTTTCCGGTGGAAAAGATAGTGGACTGCTTTTGAATATGACGATGGATTTTCAGAAGAAATACTATCCGGAGAAGAAAATAGGAGTGTTTCATCAGGATTTTGAAGCGCAGTACACCGTTACGACAGAATATATTGAGCGTACATTTGAGAGAATCAAAGATGAAGTAGAACCTTACTGGGTGTGTCTTCCAATGGCAACCAGGACAGCGCTAAGCAATTATGAAATGTACTGGTATCCGTGGGATGATAAAAAAGAAGATTGCTGGGTACGGCCGATGCCGAAGAAAGACTATATCATTAATCTGGAACACAATCCAATGACAACTTACCGATACCGGATGCATCAGGAAGATCTGGCAAAACAATTTGGACGCTGGTACCGTATGTCTCACGGAAATAAGAAAACAGTCTGCCTGCTCGGAATGCGCGCCGATGAATCGTTGCAGAGATACAGTGGATTTTTGAATATTAAATATGGTTATAAAGGACAGTGCTGGATCAGCAATCAGTTCAAAGATGTGTGGTGCGCTTCGCCAATGTATGACTGGACGTCACAGGATGTATGGCATGCCAATGATCTGTTTGATTACGATTACAATGAACTTTACAATCTGTATCATAAAGCCGGATTAAAGATTTCGCAGATGCGGGTGGCATCGCCGTTTAATGATTATTCAAAAGATGCGCTGAACCTGTATCGGGTCATTGATCCGGAAATATGGGCAAAGCTTGTGGGAAGAGTAAGAGGAGCTAATTTTGGATGTATCTATGGAAAGACAAAGGCAATGGGATTTCGGAATATTACGCTGCCGGAGGGGCATACATGGAAATCCTATACGATGTTTCTTCTTGACACACTTCCGCCGCGAATCCGCAATAATTATGCAAAGAAATTCAATACATCGATTCAGTTCTGGCATCAGACCGGAGGCGGGCTGGATGAAGAGACCATTCATGAGCTGGAAGAACATGGTTATAAGATTAAGCGGAACGGTGTGTCCAATTATACTGCCAGCAAAAAATCCAGAGTCATCTTTCTGGAACAGATTCCGGACGATACAGATGATATCAAATCCAGCAAGGATATTCCGAGCTGGAAGCGAATGTGCGGATGTATTTTGAAAAATGATCATATCTGCCGCTCAATGGGGTTTGGATTATCCCGGGAGCAGAAGAGAAATATCGAATATATTAAAGAAAAATATCAGAGTATTGAGGAGATGGAGTATGGAATTTAA
- a CDS encoding ParB-like nuclease domain-containing protein, with amino-acid sequence MEFKSPVYHVIAVPLEKVEPNTYNPNAVAPPEMKLLYDSIKADGYTMPIVCYYAKEEDKYIIVDGFHRYRVMKEHKDIYEREHGLLPVSVIDKPLDQRMASTIRHNRARGTHDVNLMSNIIRELQELGRSDAWICKHLGMDKDEVLRLKQITGLAALFRDVNFGQAWKPVEDEEESL; translated from the coding sequence ATGGAATTTAAAAGTCCTGTTTATCATGTGATTGCAGTTCCGCTGGAGAAGGTGGAACCGAATACCTATAATCCAAACGCAGTAGCGCCGCCGGAAATGAAGCTTCTCTATGACAGCATCAAGGCGGATGGATACACGATGCCGATTGTATGCTACTATGCAAAGGAAGAAGATAAGTATATTATTGTAGATGGATTCCACCGCTACCGTGTGATGAAGGAACATAAGGATATTTATGAAAGAGAACACGGATTGCTTCCGGTATCTGTAATAGATAAACCGCTTGATCAGCGAATGGCCAGTACGATACGTCACAATCGGGCAAGGGGTACGCACGATGTGAATCTGATGAGCAATATCATACGGGAGCTTCAGGAGCTGGGACGGTCTGATGCCTGGATCTGTAAACATCTTGGCATGGATAAGGATGAGGTACTGAGATTAAAACAGATTACCGGATTAGCAGCGCTGTTCAGAGATGTAAATTTCGGACAGGCATGGAAGCCAGTGGAAGATGAGGAGGAAAGTTTATAA
- a CDS encoding amidohydrolase family protein, giving the protein MKQKNFVLKGDICYSKTKQELITKENHFLVCEDGRITGVFPELPEAYENLPLHDCSGQLIIPGLVDLHVHAPQYTFRGMGMDMELLDWLDTRTFPEETRYEEISYAEKAYRMFVGDLQRSATTRACIFATRHEEATVRLMELLEEAGVCAYVGKVCMDRNSPDPLRELDADTSANATKRWISACQEKGFSRVKPILTPRFIPTCTDELMEQLSEIQKQYQLPMQSHLSENIGEIAWVKELCPWSESYGEAYEHFGLFGKEVPTIMAHCVHSTKEEREKMLNNGVFIAHCPQSNTNLSSGIAPVRVYLEENHRIGLGSDIAGGASLSIFRAMTDAIQMSKMRWRLVNEEEKPVTVEEAFFMGTKGGGAFFGNVGSFEPGYEADILVLDESRIPSVEKLTVRDRLERFLYLCTDADVKEKYVAGEKLF; this is encoded by the coding sequence ATGAAACAGAAAAATTTTGTATTAAAAGGGGATATTTGTTACAGCAAAACGAAGCAGGAATTGATTACGAAAGAAAATCATTTCCTTGTATGTGAGGATGGACGGATTACCGGAGTATTTCCGGAACTTCCAGAGGCATATGAGAATTTACCGCTCCATGACTGCAGCGGTCAGCTTATTATTCCGGGCCTGGTAGATCTTCATGTGCATGCGCCGCAGTATACATTCCGTGGAATGGGAATGGATATGGAACTTCTGGACTGGCTGGACACAAGGACATTTCCGGAAGAAACAAGATATGAAGAGATTTCTTATGCAGAGAAAGCGTATCGGATGTTTGTAGGAGATCTTCAAAGAAGCGCGACAACAAGAGCGTGTATTTTTGCTACGCGTCATGAGGAAGCAACTGTACGTTTGATGGAACTTCTGGAAGAAGCAGGAGTTTGTGCTTACGTTGGAAAAGTATGTATGGATCGTAATAGTCCGGATCCGCTCCGGGAATTGGATGCGGATACCTCGGCAAATGCGACGAAGCGCTGGATTTCGGCATGTCAGGAAAAAGGATTTTCCCGTGTGAAACCAATTCTGACACCGCGTTTTATTCCGACTTGCACAGACGAATTGATGGAACAGCTCAGTGAGATTCAAAAACAGTATCAACTTCCGATGCAGTCCCATTTGTCTGAGAATATCGGAGAGATTGCATGGGTAAAAGAACTTTGTCCGTGGTCAGAAAGCTACGGAGAAGCTTATGAGCATTTTGGGCTGTTTGGAAAAGAAGTGCCGACAATTATGGCGCATTGTGTACATTCTACGAAGGAAGAGCGGGAAAAAATGCTGAACAACGGTGTATTTATTGCACACTGCCCACAGTCCAATACAAACCTTTCATCAGGAATTGCTCCGGTCAGAGTTTACCTTGAAGAAAATCATCGGATTGGACTTGGAAGCGATATTGCGGGAGGCGCATCTCTTTCTATCTTCCGTGCGATGACAGATGCCATTCAGATGTCAAAAATGCGTTGGCGTCTTGTAAATGAAGAAGAGAAACCGGTAACGGTAGAAGAAGCTTTCTTTATGGGAACGAAGGGCGGCGGTGCGTTCTTTGGAAATGTAGGAAGCTTTGAACCGGGGTATGAGGCTGATATTCTTGTATTAGATGAGAGCAGAATTCCATCTGTTGAGAAACTGACAGTGCGGGATCGTCTGGAACGTTTTCTTTACCTGTGCACAGATGCTGATGTGAAAGAAAAATATGTAGCGGGAGAAAAGTTATTTTAA
- a CDS encoding ABC transporter permease — translation MKAIYKRELGSYFQSMTGYLFISVLTAVAGIYFMAYNLNAGYPYFSYALSGTMFILIISIPILTMKSFAEERKSKSDQLLLTSPVTVFDIVLGKYMAMATVFAVPNLIFCMFPLIIKAEGNAYLKVDYLSILVYFLLGCVYIAVGMFVSSLTESQIIAAVGSFGALLILFLWDSLVGFLPSGAFACMIGMIAFASLLVYFVHQMMKNWIVTGILEGVVVIIAFAVYFVKSSLYEGLLEKFFGKLSLYSVFSDIASNHLLDVSGLFVFLSMIVIFIFLTIQSIQKRRWS, via the coding sequence ATGAAGGCAATTTATAAACGGGAGCTTGGTTCTTATTTCCAGTCGATGACAGGGTATCTTTTTATCTCGGTATTGACTGCAGTAGCAGGAATCTATTTCATGGCATATAACTTAAATGCCGGATATCCGTATTTTTCTTATGCACTGTCCGGAACGATGTTTATTCTGATTATTAGTATTCCGATTTTGACGATGAAGAGTTTTGCGGAAGAAAGAAAGAGCAAGAGCGATCAGCTGCTTTTGACATCACCGGTGACAGTTTTTGATATTGTTCTTGGAAAATATATGGCAATGGCAACCGTGTTTGCAGTACCGAATCTGATTTTCTGTATGTTCCCTCTGATTATTAAGGCAGAAGGAAATGCATATCTAAAAGTAGATTATTTATCGATTCTTGTTTATTTTCTGCTTGGATGTGTTTATATTGCAGTGGGAATGTTTGTTTCATCATTAACAGAGAGTCAGATCATTGCAGCAGTTGGTTCGTTTGGAGCGCTTTTAATCTTATTTTTATGGGACAGTCTTGTCGGATTTCTTCCATCCGGTGCATTTGCATGTATGATCGGAATGATTGCATTTGCCAGTCTGCTAGTGTATTTCGTGCACCAGATGATGAAAAACTGGATTGTGACCGGCATACTGGAAGGGGTTGTGGTCATTATTGCCTTTGCAGTTTATTTTGTAAAATCCAGTCTGTATGAGGGACTGTTGGAAAAATTTTTTGGAAAGCTATCTCTTTACAGCGTTTTCTCCGATATTGCGTCCAATCATTTGCTGGATGTAAGCGGATTGTTTGTATTTCTTTCCATGATTGTCATATTTATTTTCCTGACAATTCAGAGCATTCAGAAGAGACGGTGGAGTTAG
- a CDS encoding corrinoid protein: MNQEELLKKLAESVVEMEEEDAVAYSKEYLEAGYDPVEGIGKGLAAGMDQAGRLYEEEEYYIPELLLCSDAMYAGMEVFRPYLLKNRSESNSYKAVIGVVEGDIHDIGKNLFKIMLETCGFEVIDLGKDVPPSVFIETVKKEGAHLIGMSTLMTTTMENMNRVMDLLKEEGLRDKVVVMVGGGPISQEFAEKIGADGYEREASKAARLALELVERKINNAAY, encoded by the coding sequence ATGAACCAGGAGGAATTATTAAAAAAACTTGCAGAATCAGTCGTAGAGATGGAAGAAGAGGACGCAGTTGCATATTCGAAAGAATATCTGGAAGCAGGATATGATCCGGTGGAAGGGATAGGAAAAGGGCTTGCAGCAGGAATGGATCAGGCGGGAAGGCTTTATGAGGAGGAAGAATACTATATTCCGGAGCTTTTGCTTTGTTCAGATGCGATGTATGCCGGAATGGAAGTATTCCGTCCGTATTTGCTAAAGAACCGGTCGGAGAGCAATTCCTATAAGGCAGTTATCGGTGTTGTGGAAGGAGATATCCATGATATCGGAAAGAATCTGTTTAAGATTATGCTGGAAACATGTGGATTTGAAGTGATTGATCTTGGCAAAGACGTACCGCCGTCTGTTTTTATTGAAACAGTTAAGAAAGAAGGGGCGCATCTGATCGGAATGTCTACGCTGATGACAACTACAATGGAGAATATGAACCGGGTTATGGATCTTTTGAAAGAAGAAGGACTCCGTGATAAAGTCGTTGTCATGGTGGGCGGAGGCCCGATTTCTCAGGAATTTGCAGAGAAGATTGGTGCAGACGGTTATGAGAGAGAAGCATCGAAAGCAGCGCGGTTGGCGTTGGAGCTCGTAGAGAGGAAGATCAACAATGCCGCGTATTAA
- a CDS encoding DUF4445 domain-containing protein — MPRIKIVGEKETFTCTAGENLLQSLKKHGVYVDNPCGGRGTCGKCKVRLTEGSLGSWQEGERDKLSEKELEEGFRLACLCAVRDDITIALPEKAHYEGLVSGESAVYQREMKHNHFSKGELGAAIDLGTTTVAAALIELETGNELGAVSGLNAQAVHGLDVLSRITYETEEGERAVRELQHLIVDQLNDMLFQMLCKIEGKSIREESGEQFDRTGQNSRKLTRITVSGNCTMLHMLLGVSAKKIGRAPYEPEFLEEQEIDAKQIGLAFPNAKLICLPSISAYVGGDITSGLYAAGIDSERGNLLFIDIGTNGEMALKSNGRYLACSCAAGPALEGMNISNGMRASRGAIENLAAEGKKLCCTVIGTNKASGICGSGILAAVRTFLKTGMLLPGGNILKTESLEEEDWRNAYLRKEKGKRSIWTGCGDIAVTQSDIRQVQLAKGALLSGIQTLFERSGLCYEECDKVIVAGQFGKHLPEESLIETGILPEAFRGKISYAGNTSLEGAKAALLSDEAREAMKTIAGTVEYFELGATEGYEALFIKSLRFP; from the coding sequence ATGCCGCGTATTAAGATTGTCGGGGAAAAGGAGACTTTTACCTGCACAGCCGGGGAGAATCTGCTTCAGAGTCTGAAAAAACATGGAGTATATGTGGATAATCCCTGTGGCGGCAGAGGTACTTGTGGAAAATGTAAAGTAAGGCTGACAGAAGGATCACTTGGGTCGTGGCAGGAGGGCGAACGTGACAAACTTTCCGAAAAAGAGTTGGAAGAAGGCTTTCGTCTTGCCTGTCTTTGTGCAGTCAGGGATGATATCACGATTGCACTGCCGGAAAAAGCGCACTATGAAGGGCTTGTATCCGGGGAAAGTGCAGTCTATCAGAGAGAGATGAAACACAATCATTTCTCAAAAGGAGAACTGGGAGCGGCAATTGATCTGGGAACAACAACAGTGGCAGCAGCGCTCATTGAGCTGGAAACAGGAAATGAACTGGGAGCAGTTTCCGGACTGAATGCCCAGGCAGTACATGGTTTGGATGTGTTAAGCAGGATTACCTATGAAACAGAAGAAGGAGAACGTGCTGTCAGAGAGCTGCAGCATCTGATTGTGGATCAGCTCAACGATATGCTTTTTCAGATGCTTTGTAAGATAGAAGGAAAAAGTATCCGGGAAGAATCCGGGGAGCAGTTTGACCGGACAGGACAGAACAGCAGAAAGCTTACGAGAATTACTGTATCAGGAAACTGTACAATGCTCCATATGCTTCTCGGTGTGAGTGCAAAGAAGATTGGGAGAGCGCCATATGAACCGGAATTTCTTGAAGAACAGGAAATAGATGCAAAACAGATTGGACTTGCCTTTCCGAATGCAAAGCTCATTTGCCTTCCTTCCATATCTGCTTATGTAGGAGGGGATATTACTTCGGGACTCTATGCAGCAGGGATCGACTCTGAGCGGGGCAATCTATTGTTCATTGATATCGGGACAAATGGAGAAATGGCGCTGAAAAGTAATGGAAGGTACCTGGCCTGTTCCTGCGCGGCGGGACCGGCTCTGGAAGGGATGAATATCAGCAATGGTATGCGGGCTTCCCGGGGAGCGATTGAAAATCTTGCTGCAGAGGGGAAAAAACTTTGCTGTACGGTGATCGGCACAAATAAAGCATCAGGAATCTGTGGCAGTGGAATACTGGCAGCAGTGAGGACGTTTCTGAAAACAGGTATGCTGCTGCCGGGAGGCAATATTTTAAAAACAGAATCTCTTGAAGAAGAAGACTGGAGAAACGCATATCTCCGAAAAGAGAAGGGAAAAAGAAGTATTTGGACAGGCTGCGGGGATATTGCAGTAACGCAGTCAGATATCCGCCAGGTTCAGCTGGCGAAAGGAGCGTTACTTTCCGGAATACAGACACTTTTTGAGAGAAGCGGTCTTTGTTATGAGGAATGTGATAAAGTTATTGTAGCGGGACAGTTTGGAAAGCATCTTCCGGAGGAGAGTCTGATCGAAACAGGGATCTTGCCGGAAGCATTTCGGGGCAAAATTTCCTATGCAGGAAATACTTCACTGGAAGGCGCAAAAGCAGCGCTTTTATCAGATGAAGCACGGGAAGCAATGAAAACCATTGCAGGAACAGTAGAATATTTTGAACTGGGAGCGACAGAAGGTTATGAAGCGCTGTTTATAAAAAGTCTCCGGTTTCCGTAG
- a CDS encoding DUF4340 domain-containing protein: MKRNKIVFLLGILVILIGCYVGLQFWNESKAAKEEQKEAKAVKVKTLEALTEISYTYNESKFVFEKKDGTWIYAPDEKFPLEQTYVETMENTFSTIQAERELEGADALEDYGLEQPAYTIHLKNEAGEETNIYIGNSVNDGYYMTVGDKSKVYTVSSSVLSPIQYDLMSLLSNDAFPYINSGQLEKVVMTKKDKTETFLKDEEDAITTLESAIGGITLSDCADYYMEAAEADAYGMDEKNVTKVEVTYTDSNEKEQEFTFYIGATDSEGENRYVKLGESHIIYKVDRTKFQEMDTLFEK, encoded by the coding sequence GTGAAAAGAAATAAAATAGTATTTCTGCTTGGTATACTTGTCATCTTGATCGGATGTTATGTCGGTCTGCAGTTTTGGAATGAATCAAAGGCGGCAAAAGAAGAGCAAAAGGAAGCAAAAGCAGTAAAGGTTAAGACGCTGGAAGCGCTTACGGAAATTTCTTACACTTATAATGAAAGTAAATTTGTTTTTGAAAAAAAGGATGGAACGTGGATCTATGCACCGGATGAGAAGTTTCCATTAGAGCAGACATATGTGGAAACGATGGAAAATACATTTAGTACAATTCAGGCAGAGCGGGAATTGGAGGGAGCAGACGCTCTGGAGGATTATGGTCTGGAGCAGCCGGCATATACGATTCATCTGAAAAATGAAGCGGGCGAAGAGACGAATATTTATATTGGAAACAGCGTCAATGATGGATATTATATGACGGTAGGAGACAAGAGCAAAGTGTACACCGTTTCTTCTTCTGTACTCAGTCCGATTCAGTATGATCTCATGTCACTGCTCAGCAATGATGCCTTTCCGTATATTAATTCGGGACAGTTGGAAAAGGTTGTTATGACAAAGAAGGACAAGACAGAAACATTTTTAAAAGACGAGGAAGATGCCATAACAACTTTAGAAAGTGCGATCGGAGGAATTACGTTAAGCGATTGTGCAGATTACTATATGGAAGCAGCAGAAGCAGATGCTTATGGGATGGATGAGAAAAATGTTACGAAAGTAGAGGTTACCTATACTGACAGCAATGAGAAAGAACAGGAATTTACATTTTATATTGGAGCAACAGATTCCGAGGGAGAAAACCGATATGTAAAACTGGGAGAATCTCACATTATTTATAAAGTAGACAGAACGAAGTTCCAGGAGATGGACACGTTGTTTGAAAAATAA
- a CDS encoding uroporphyrinogen decarboxylase family protein produces the protein MKRLQPHPLDEMTPLERAQAIAEGCPYDRLPCVPFLGEISAHLIGCTNIREYENNPKLIAEGEIASFERYGLDGIGAGPNSMGLAAALGANVIYPEDSIPYIGSAAIDNDDAFNALEPVNPHTNPYIKGAMEALEMLTEAAHGISGVGSSLGGPFTVCAFLVGTDRLLKDCLKKPERVHHLMRIVTDSIKNCVDAIAPLGVGFGFADPVASGSLISPKMYEKFVFSYMKELCTYIYEKTGAKPSLHMCGNTVGIWKYIKQLDICSLSIDNVVDLALAGQELGDYFSILGNVPPVDVIMLGTKDDIFASVKDCVEKGRNIPKGYTIAPGCNIPLGTEIQKVDWFMDAARLYGKYSI, from the coding sequence ATGAAACGATTACAACCACATCCCCTGGATGAGATGACTCCGTTAGAACGGGCACAGGCGATTGCAGAAGGATGCCCTTACGACCGTCTTCCATGCGTGCCTTTCCTCGGTGAGATCAGCGCCCATCTGATTGGATGCACAAATATCCGGGAATACGAAAACAATCCAAAATTAATTGCAGAAGGCGAGATTGCTTCCTTTGAGCGATATGGGCTGGACGGCATCGGCGCCGGTCCAAACTCTATGGGACTTGCCGCCGCTCTTGGCGCTAATGTAATCTATCCGGAAGACAGTATCCCTTATATCGGATCTGCCGCAATTGACAATGACGATGCATTCAACGCACTCGAACCGGTCAATCCCCATACCAATCCTTATATCAAAGGCGCTATGGAAGCTCTTGAGATGCTGACAGAAGCTGCACATGGTATTTCCGGTGTTGGCTCAAGCCTTGGCGGTCCATTTACTGTCTGTGCTTTTCTCGTTGGTACAGACCGGCTTTTAAAGGACTGTCTGAAGAAACCGGAACGTGTACACCATCTGATGCGGATTGTCACAGACAGTATCAAAAACTGTGTAGATGCCATCGCACCTCTCGGTGTGGGATTCGGTTTCGCAGATCCGGTTGCATCCGGAAGTCTGATCTCTCCAAAAATGTACGAAAAGTTTGTTTTCAGTTATATGAAAGAACTCTGTACTTATATCTATGAAAAGACAGGCGCTAAGCCAAGCCTTCATATGTGCGGAAATACTGTCGGTATCTGGAAATATATCAAGCAGCTTGATATCTGTTCTCTGAGCATCGACAACGTGGTAGATCTGGCTCTTGCCGGTCAGGAACTGGGTGATTATTTCTCAATCCTCGGAAATGTTCCTCCGGTAGATGTAATCATGCTTGGCACGAAAGATGATATTTTTGCATCTGTGAAAGACTGTGTAGAAAAAGGACGCAATATTCCAAAAGGCTATACCATTGCTCCGGGATGCAATATCCCTCTCGGAACTGAAATTCAAAAAGTTGACTGGTTTATGGATGCCGCAAGACTTTATGGCAAATATAGTATATAA
- a CDS encoding ATP-binding cassette domain-containing protein, with amino-acid sequence MIEVRNLVKRYGTHTAVDHLSFTVKRGQIYGFLGPNGAGKSTTMNIMTGYLGATEGEVVINGHDILKEPELAKRSIGYLPEMPPLYLDMKVEEYLQFVAALKKLKRHQIGEQVEKVIELTKIQDVRGRLIKNLSKGYKQRVGLAQAIIGFPEIIILDEPTVGLDPKQIIEIRELIRELSKSHTIILSSHILAEISEVCDYIMIISKGKLVASDTPENLEKQLKGTEQIFLQARASEENVKEILSSVEHIVHMSVEVLEDGITRMTVTPEEGFDIREDLFFAFAGAECPLLELQKTKATLEKVFLELTQNEKQDADTECLEESEEEETDEGNL; translated from the coding sequence TTGATAGAAGTAAGAAATCTCGTAAAACGTTATGGGACACATACAGCAGTTGATCATTTGAGTTTTACAGTGAAGCGAGGTCAGATCTACGGGTTTCTCGGACCGAATGGAGCCGGTAAATCAACAACAATGAATATTATGACAGGGTATCTTGGAGCAACCGAAGGAGAAGTTGTAATAAATGGCCATGATATTTTAAAAGAACCTGAGCTGGCAAAGAGAAGTATTGGATATCTTCCGGAAATGCCGCCACTTTATCTGGATATGAAAGTAGAAGAGTATCTCCAGTTTGTGGCTGCCTTAAAAAAATTAAAACGTCATCAGATTGGCGAACAGGTAGAGAAGGTAATTGAGCTTACAAAGATTCAGGACGTACGCGGAAGATTGATTAAGAATCTGTCCAAAGGATATAAGCAGAGAGTTGGCTTAGCCCAGGCGATCATCGGTTTCCCGGAAATTATAATTCTGGATGAGCCGACCGTTGGTCTGGATCCGAAACAGATCATTGAGATCCGTGAGCTGATCCGTGAACTTTCCAAATCCCATACCATCATTTTAAGTTCTCATATTCTTGCAGAAATCAGCGAAGTTTGCGACTATATTATGATTATTTCTAAAGGGAAATTAGTAGCCAGCGATACGCCGGAAAATCTTGAGAAACAGTTAAAAGGAACGGAGCAGATATTCCTGCAGGCAAGAGCTTCGGAAGAAAATGTAAAAGAGATTCTTTCCTCTGTGGAGCATATTGTACATATGTCTGTGGAAGTGCTGGAAGATGGAATCACAAGGATGACAGTGACACCGGAAGAAGGATTTGATATCCGGGAAGATCTGTTCTTTGCATTTGCCGGGGCCGAATGTCCGCTTCTGGAACTTCAGAAAACAAAGGCGACGCTGGAGAAAGTATTCCTGGAACTGACACAGAATGAAAAACAGGATGCAGATACGGAGTGTTTGGAAGAAAGCGAGGAGGAAGAGACAGATGAAGGCAATTTATAA